The DNA window ACTTGTAACTCTACTTTTTATATAATCAAACTTAACCTGTGGAACTTTCAGGTAATTCCAAGATTGGCCTGTTTGTTCTGATACATCTTGACACCATCTTTTTATTGCCTCGTCTTTTCTATCGACATCATCGTACTCTCTTCCCTTAGTTTCTATGATCCAATATTTCTTTTTATCTTCAATAGTCTGAACGGCAACGAAGTCAGGGTGATAAAATCTAGTAGAACCTTTTGAACTAAGATAATCAATTTTAAAAATTGTGGTTGCAAGTGAAGCAAATCTCTCTATGTCTAGAAATCTCCTATCAAGGAATGTTGCAAAATCTTCCTCAAAGTTATTATAAACAGCTACATAGTTAAAAACAGTTTTATCAAGCCTTGCATGTTTTCTATTCCATGGACTAACTTCAGTTTCAGATAGTTTAATTGGTTTTTGCAAAATAAGCACATCTGTCTTTTCTGCTGTTAATTCACCAATATGTTGGGCAAGAACAGAAATGATTCCTTCTGATACATCTATTCTACTTAGCGGCGTTTTAATACAAATAGAATCAATACTATCAATCTTGGTATCAAAGCATTTATTTAATATATACCCCTCTACAACGGGGCATATTTCATTAAACTGGCAAGTAAGGCCAGCTTTTTTCATAATGTTGTTAACAATATAGGATATTTTTTCTCTTATCTCATAATCTGCCTTGTGTTTAATCTCCTCTTCATGAATACCAGTGCCTGTGGTAGCAAATTCCATCCTTAATTTATATTTCCACTCCTCTTCTAGGACATCCGAAGTGAATATGTTTGGAATTGAATCAATATTAATCTCTGATAATTTTTTATAATTTCTTTTGTATCTCAAGCCTATCTGGGGAATTTCTATATCGTACTTAAAACGTGATGGCTCTAATGCAGAAATCATTACTCCTTGTGGTGGTGGGATATGAACTGTTTCTATGCTTAAACCATCTTGTTCTAACTCCTTCTTGACAAAACTTTCAAATTCGTTTGTTCCCATTACTTCAAGTGTTTGTATATAGTCCTGCGTTATTCCACCCATTATTCTAAGGCCCCTTCCAATAGTTTGTTCTGGAAGAATTTTTGCCTGCGCTGTATAGGGCCGTAATCCAAGACATACAGTAACGTTTTGAACATCCCAACCTTCTCTAAGCATTAAAACACTAGAAATAACTTTTATTTTATTTGTAGGATTATCGACATCTCTTGCAACTCGTCGTAATTGTTCAAAATCTGATTTTTTTATATCTCCCGATGTATCAGTATGAATAACTAATATTTCATCCTTTGAGAAATCATAAATTGATTTATTATTTTGAACAAACTCTGCAATCTTATCTGCATACACAGATTTTTCAGACATTATAAATAGAATCGGCTTTTTTCCTATAGTTGAATAAGAATCATAGTGCACTTTCCATCTATGAATCGATGATAGTAACCATTCTCCATATTTTTCAATTACATTGTCTTGACTTACATCAATTGGATCTTTTTTATTGACACGGTGAACAATTATTGGAGCTTTTACTATCCTATCCTCTACAGCTTGGGCCAATGGATAATCAACTATTGTCCAAGCGTAATAAACACCAGTTTGGGTCTTAGGCGTAGCAGAAAAATCAAGCCAAAGAGTAATTCCCTTTGGTATGGATCTATGAATAGAGATAAGAGTCTCGTGCCACTTTAATTCTGTGTCATGAACATGATGTGCTTCATCATTAATAATCAAGAGATTTGTGAGATCCTTTATTCTGTCCAAAAGCATAACAGGAGATTTTGTTAAATTCTTTTGTGGGGGTCTCCCCAAGAAAGCTTCTGCAATGTTCGCCGGAGTCCATCCATCAACTCTTGATTCGTATAGCTGCTGGATATTTGCCAATATTATATTGCCAGAGAGCGCCAAAGGCGAATCGTCGTCCCTTAAAGTAACCTTTAGATTCCATAATGATTTCCAAGAGACAGGAATAAATGGAAAATCATAAAAGATTTGATTATCTCTAAAATCCCTTGTTAATCTTTCATATACTATTACATTGGGGGGAACTATTAAGAAATTGTTGCTGTAGCGTGTATCCCTTTCCTTAATATTATTAAAATATGACCAAACAATGATTAGAGCCATAACTATTGTTTTACCCGACCCGGTGGCCATCTTAAATGCATATTTTAGCAATCCTTCCTCTGGAATTTCTTGATTCCCCATTTGTTTTAATTCTGAAAAGTATCGGATGACATCTCTACTACCATCTGTTTTTTTTATAATTTCTACAGAACTCCCCAAGATTCCAGTTATATTTTTTTGAGCAAATTCATTTATAACTTGTTCAAAATCGTTGAATTTTTTTACCTCAAATAAATAGATTAATGTTTCAATCGCTTCTCTTTGGCAGAACCAGAAATTAAACTGTCTACCTTTGGTTATATGATCGCTTTCAAACCAGAAGGTTAATAATTCTTTAGTAGTATCTGTTACTCCAGGGTACCCTTCATCTCTCCACTTGTCTACTAAGGTTCGGATATTATTGACTAAAAATGTAGAACTTTTTCTTCTACCTTTCATTATTTTATAATGGCCTGGCAAATCTCTTACGATGTGGCAACCAGGTGATTTAGTGGGGTCACGGCCTTCAATCAAGGGTATTTTATTATCATAATGAACTATGCTTTCAGGTATTCCAGTCATTTTATAGTCACCTCATAAATCTGAGAGGTGTCTATTCCAAAAATATCAATTACTTTCACAAATATTTTGTAATTCCCCAGCTCCTTATACTTGTAGATTGCCTTGAGTGATAAAGTTCTATCTTTTTTAGTTCTATATGATGTCCAGCTATTAGCAAAAGTATCATTTTGAAAATTAAAATCAATTGCCCAGTAATCAATCCAATCAGACCATTTTTTTATTTTATCCCTTATGTCTTTAGATATTTGATCAGTGTGGGGAATAATAAAATCTATTAGTTCAACTGCTATTTCTTTTCCAGATACTTTTATTTCAGGTTTGAAGTAAGCTAATTCAAAGAACTTTATGTCGCCCTTATCAATGGCCTGTTTTTCTAGAACTTCGTTTGGTATAATCCAAAGTTTAAGATTAATATTTTCTCTTTTTGCTATTTGATCTATTGCATCGTTTAGTCCCATTTCCCATTCCCAGCCTAAAACGTGAAGTTCTTTTTGCCCCATTTTTTTTGCTTCGGTAATTGCATTTATAATCTCGTTTATTGTAACAGGAGAATCTATAGATCCAACATAAACTAACGCATTAGATTTTTTACCATGGATAAATTGCGCCCCAGCAATGGGCTCTGCCCCATATAATTTTAAAATAAATGTTAAGTATTCATAATATGCTTGATTAGGGTCTTTTGAATTAAAAGTTGTACTCTTCCAATACTGTCTTTCATATTTACCTAGATTTAAAATCTCAAACGGATTAGCTTTTTTATTATATAATTTGTTATTAGACTGAAGAATATCTTTTGAATTTTGTATTTCAAGTAGTCTTTTTCTAGTAGTATGGACTGCATATCTAGAAAGATCTGAGCCTATCCAACGCCTTCCTAACTTTTCAGCCACGACAAGACTAGTTCCAGATCCACAAAAGAAATCTGCTATCAAACTACCAGGATTACTGCCAACTTTTATTATTCTTTCTAATAAAGATTCTGGTTTCTGAGTTGGATATCCTATTCTTTCATTAGGTGATACATATTGCATAGCTTTTATGTCCGACCACCAATCTTCTGGAAATTTTCCTATTTCATTTAATTCAACTTTTCCTTGATTCCATCTGCCATGGTGCGTAGGATTTTCTGCTCTTTTTAGAGTACTATCGGCATATTCTAATCTTACATCGTCAACATTGAAAATCCAAGTTGGTTTTTTAGAATACCATAAAATGGTGTCATGTTTATTTGCAAATCTTTTCATTCCAGGACTTGTGGCCCCATGGTAAGCCCATATTATTTCATTAATTATATTATCATTGCCATATATA is part of the Methanofastidiosum sp. genome and encodes:
- a CDS encoding DEAD/DEAH box helicase family protein, with the protein product MTGIPESIVHYDNKIPLIEGRDPTKSPGCHIVRDLPGHYKIMKGRRKSSTFLVNNIRTLVDKWRDEGYPGVTDTTKELLTFWFESDHITKGRQFNFWFCQREAIETLIYLFEVKKFNDFEQVINEFAQKNITGILGSSVEIIKKTDGSRDVIRYFSELKQMGNQEIPEEGLLKYAFKMATGSGKTIVMALIIVWSYFNNIKERDTRYSNNFLIVPPNVIVYERLTRDFRDNQIFYDFPFIPVSWKSLWNLKVTLRDDDSPLALSGNIILANIQQLYESRVDGWTPANIAEAFLGRPPQKNLTKSPVMLLDRIKDLTNLLIINDEAHHVHDTELKWHETLISIHRSIPKGITLWLDFSATPKTQTGVYYAWTIVDYPLAQAVEDRIVKAPIIVHRVNKKDPIDVSQDNVIEKYGEWLLSSIHRWKVHYDSYSTIGKKPILFIMSEKSVYADKIAEFVQNNKSIYDFSKDEILVIHTDTSGDIKKSDFEQLRRVARDVDNPTNKIKVISSVLMLREGWDVQNVTVCLGLRPYTAQAKILPEQTIGRGLRIMGGITQDYIQTLEVMGTNEFESFVKKELEQDGLSIETVHIPPPQGVMISALEPSRFKYDIEIPQIGLRYKRNYKKLSEINIDSIPNIFTSDVLEEEWKYKLRMEFATTGTGIHEEEIKHKADYEIREKISYIVNNIMKKAGLTCQFNEICPVVEGYILNKCFDTKIDSIDSICIKTPLSRIDVSEGIISVLAQHIGELTAEKTDVLILQKPIKLSETEVSPWNRKHARLDKTVFNYVAVYNNFEEDFATFLDRRFLDIERFASLATTIFKIDYLSSKGSTRFYHPDFVAVQTIEDKKKYWIIETKGREYDDVDRKDEAIKRWCQDVSEQTGQSWNYLKVPQVKFDYIKSRVTSFEDLIRRLDKDYK
- a CDS encoding DNA methyltransferase, coding for MSKIDIKKPELVWKGKYDNESNLKPIDRPGPYPFQVVETINSPRKGKKSGENLTLYDFYDVDEGDSFETGWTNKLIWGDNKLVMSSLLEKFAGKIDLIYIDPPFATGADFRLKVLVGEEGEEIEKDHSILEEKAYRDTWGDGLESYLGMMYERLYLMKELLSENGSIFVHCDYRVNSYLRLIMDDIYGNDNIINEIIWAYHGATSPGMKRFANKHDTILWYSKKPTWIFNVDDVRLEYADSTLKRAENPTHHGRWNQGKVELNEIGKFPEDWWSDIKAMQYVSPNERIGYPTQKPESLLERIIKVGSNPGSLIADFFCGSGTSLVVAEKLGRRWIGSDLSRYAVHTTRKRLLEIQNSKDILQSNNKLYNKKANPFEILNLGKYERQYWKSTTFNSKDPNQAYYEYLTFILKLYGAEPIAGAQFIHGKKSNALVYVGSIDSPVTINEIINAITEAKKMGQKELHVLGWEWEMGLNDAIDQIAKRENINLKLWIIPNEVLEKQAIDKGDIKFFELAYFKPEIKVSGKEIAVELIDFIIPHTDQISKDIRDKIKKWSDWIDYWAIDFNFQNDTFANSWTSYRTKKDRTLSLKAIYKYKELGNYKIFVKVIDIFGIDTSQIYEVTIK